In Ornithorhynchus anatinus isolate Pmale09 chromosome 5, mOrnAna1.pri.v4, whole genome shotgun sequence, the DNA window GGACTGCCGCTCAGGGCATCCCAGGGTAGGGGGCATGAGGTATCCTCTACTTGGCAGGTCACAGGATAGAGGGGGTTCTCTCCTGGGCTCAACATTCTGGGGTCCCTGAGCCCCCCTTCCTATCCCAGACAACTGCCAGACTGCAACGAACTCCCACCTGTCCTCCCCTGTCCTTAGGATTGAGTGTAGCACAAGCCAGGAGGATGGTCAATCAACTGCCCTGGAATACTCACCTGCCAGGGCATAGCCCCCAGGAATGATGGGGTTCACCACTCCATCCGCCTGGATGCCCTCCGGGAAAAGCACAGCAATCGTCTCTCCTGTGAGGCGACCCACTGCAGCCCCTGGGGAAGGGTCTGGGCTGAGTTTGGAGGTTTAGGGGGGCAGGGGCTTCTTGCTCCCTAAGAGCCACTTCCTTTTTacccttctccattcattcattcattcattcaattatatttattgagcacttactatgtgcagagcactgtactaagtaagcgttgggaaactacaatacaagaatcaacagacacattccctgcccacagcgagcttacattcccCAGCTCCATTCCCTCCCTGGCCTGGCTGGCCCGCACCTTAGAGCCACATTCCTGCAACAGATAAGGAGCTCCAGGTGGGTTGGatccatgtgcttagaacagtgttcggcacgaagtaagtgcttaacagataccattagccTGATTCACACAAGGAACAGGCACTGTCAGACAGGCACTAGGGCCTTGGCTCAGAGCCGAGGCCCTAGCTCCCCTTCCCAATGAGAGAGGTCCAATCAACCTTCCAGGGGCCTCCGATCTCACCGTAGACAAAGATGGGCATGAAATATCCTGCAGGCATGGGCATTGTGGTGGCCAGAATCAGCATCCAGAACTGTGGAAGGGATGACAGTTGTGAGGGAGGAGACTGAACAGGTTCAGGTGGGTGGCAAGGGAGATCAGATTGGTCCATGACCCCCCAACCTCAGTTCCCCAAAGGCAATATCTGGGGATGCCCTGTTCCCTGGCTGCAGTACCTGTTCCTCATCTTGGGGCACAGAGCCTGGGACAGGCTGGGAGCAGGACTGAGAGCAGTATTTGGACAATTTTCTGTGGCCTGAGGCCCTGGGCAGACAGATGGCTtggggactggagatgggaggtgGGTGGTAGCagggctgtgagacctggggtgGGTACCTTCATGGCTAGAAAAAAGACCAGTGTGCCAAAGATGGTGAGGCGGGGATGCCACCACTCCAGCCACAGGCTCTGGGGGTCCGGCTgagggggccaggccagggaggCATTCTGGGACAGCAGGGCCCAGGAACGGTTGTCGAACAGCGAGTTTAGGTGCTCTTTCATGGTCAGCTAGAGGAAGGGATAGAGTCATGGAGATGACAGGGTCACATTAAGCAGGATTGGACCGCTTCCAATGACATTTGAGCATTTGTCCAGTTGCCAAAGAGGAGGTCCTCAGTGTCCCAGCaaaagggtgggcaggggtggggggacgagAGGAGTGACTGATCCCCCCCAAGCCCTCCCACCCTGCAACCACAATCCTGGGCCTGTTGAGTTTTTCTTCTGGATCATTTTCAGAGtcaatcccttcctcttcctccaaacgTCCActatgctggtccaggcactcaTCACATCCTACTTCAACtaatgcatcagtttcctcacaggccttcctgtctctaccctctcccctctccaatccatacttcactctgccgcccaaaACATCATTCTGAGCACATCACCCCattccttgaaaacctccaatggttacttgttcctctctgcatcaagcaaacacCAGACCGTTAgcttttaaggaactcaatcagctttctccctcttacttactcaTTCTCTTAacccactataccccagccctgcctcttccaCTCAGATGTTCTGTCCAATGGCCTCACAACTTGGGCTTTTGCTCAGGTTGTTGGGTATAGGCCACCTGACCCTACTGTGAGACCTCATCCAACTGGATGCCCAGTGAGAAGGGCTGTCCCCATCCTTTCCCTGCTCCCTACCCTTCATCCCCCTCACAGTCCTGGAAGGCTCTATCCCTTGGGATTTCCCttggggagaaggatgggaaatgTCATTTGCATTACAAGGCTGTCTGCCTTCTACAGGGTCCCAGAAACTCTGATTGTGTGATTTCCACCCCGCATTTGCTCTTGGTTCTGTCTCctcttgccttcccctcccctcctctcctgcactcccccctccaccctgacCTCCCCTCCAAGCTGGTGAAGCTGGGCCAGTCCTGGACCCCAGGAGCCTGGGTCTCAGGTGCCCTCCTTACCCGGGATGCCATGAAGCGACCCAGGCTGGGTGGGTAGGTGATGGAGGCCAGGAGGAAAGCCACCAGGGCGGAATACACAGGTTTgctgcgggagggagagccaggtCAGATGACACTGGTCTGGGCCCCTGGAAGGCATCTGGCTGGTGGAGTCAGGAGGGGGCTGCAGgggtgcagagagagggagagagggataggaGGACACCAGGGAACCAAGGAGgagccagggggaggggaagagcagaaggaagttAAGATGTGGGAgtttgggaaaaggaaaagaagagaccTGACCCTGGCATTTGTGCCCCTTTCAATTTAAAGGTAAGTGCCTTGAGGGCCAGCTACTCTCCAGACATGTTTGAGGGTGATGGTgcgaggggagagagggcaggggaggaagaatggaaggagagagggcttCTGCTGTAGGGAAGTTGGCCTGGCAGGCCCCATCCctttctgccccccctccccatttggtTCCACCTCTCCTGCCCTGAGCTTACaactccctgcccacccctgggGCCTACTCTGTGGCCAGCAGCCTGGCGGTGACCGGGTTCCTCCTCACGTAACCCAGGAACCAGCGTTGGCAGAACAGGTAGGCACAGCTCAGGACCCCACAGAGGACACTGCAGGGAGAGAAACCCAACATTAAGTCAATCATCTGTTCAACAGCAGCCACCTGTTCCTCCCCTCCAAGTCcccgggagggacagagggaagccTGGTTTTTCCCCAGATCCTTCAACCCTCCTGAACTCCCTGGGCAAGTTATGGTTGGGGCCCAGTGGGACTACCTTCTGTCAGCAAGGCCAGCAGATTCTTGGGACACCAGGCCTCTGGGGTGGTGAGCCCACCAGGGTGAAACTTATGGGGACTGGGGCACAGGGAGAGGGTCAGCACCAGGCTTGAGGTACTGATGGTCCCTCCGCCCTCTAAAGTGCAGTCAACCCCACAGACTCATGGAAAAATGCTCTCATTTCTTCTAAGACAACCTGAACTTGATTAGGAGACTGTCCATAGAGAAATGGGAGGGAAGAATCGGGAGGAAGGAATAGAGAACTTTGGGTGGGCTCTATCCCCTGGAACAACCAGGACTGCCAAGCCTCCTTCTTTGGTCCCTGATGGTCCACCTCACCCAAGAGCCATGAAGAAGAAGATCTCTGGGAGGTCAAAGGGGAAGTCGATTTTAAAGTTGGTCCTAAAGAGTGCTGTGATGgtttctggaggagggagagatcagAGGTCAGCATCTGTTTCATCTGGACACTGGGCAGCAGGTCCCCGGCTTGACCTGAACTTTTATTGTCATATGGAGAAGGGTCAACCCAGGGTGCTCAGGAACTTTACCCCAACTCAGAAATGCCATTGTGTTTTGCAGGGTCTTGGGGTCCTAGGAGCAGGAAGAGCCCCATGATGCCTCTGAGGGCTTGCCCATATTTCCTCGCCCATCAAGGACAGAGCTGGGCCTCCGGAGTCCAGCCCCCCCAGCTCACCCACGcctcttccttgctgaccttgctCGCTGTTGAAGACGGCCAGAAGGCGGAACATGCAGGCTCCGCATGTAGACGCGAAGAAGCCACGCCAGTAATCCCAGACGGCAAAGTGGGAGGACATAACTTCGATGCTGAACAGAACCCCTGGCCGGCAGAGGGAAGGGCCAGGGGTGGACAGAGGgtcccagtccctctctcccagcATCAGACATTCTCAAGGGAGGCCTGCTGCAGGGTGACCAGCCCCAGGGAACCTGGCTAACCCTGAGGACCCTCAGAGGAGACCTCTGCCCACTTCTACTCCCCCAGCTGATCCCAAGGTTGCCCCAGTCTTCAGCCCCTCAGAGGGCCCCCTGCTCAAGAGGGCTAGCTCCAAGGAATGAGACCCAGGGTCACTTGGCCATCCAGTTGGGTCTAGGGATGTCTGGGTCCCTGCAATCCAGGGgccagaggagtgggagaagtcaGAAAGGAGAGTTGGGTGGTCGGATGGAAAAGATAGGGCTggaggagggacgggggctgTCGAGTCTCCAGGGTTGAAATAAAGGTGGGGActggtggagagggtggggggcttgGTTGCCTTGGCCTCTCCGGCTCTCACCGCTGATGGGCGCTCCGAACACCGTGGCTACTCCCACTGCGGCACCCGCCACCAGCAACTCGTTCTGCTTGTTCTGGTTCTGGGGGAGCGGAGACAACCCCGATGCCTGTCCCCATCTCCAAACTTTGGAGTCCAGCAGCAGACTCCGGCCCTGGCTACAAAGACCCTCTCCCAgggttctcctccccctctaccttcagatctccccctccccacacagccTCCAGTTCCCTTCCATGTCATGTCCCCCCGCAAGCCCCACAGTACCCTTAGCCCTGCCACCAGGATTCTTCCCGTGTGCTAAGCCCCATCTGATGGccatgaagagggtgggagaatccCCGggtccccaactctctcctcccaTGGATCCTTGCTGAACTCTGTCCCCACTTTCAACCCCAGTGCCTCAGATGGGCAGCAGGTTTGAGGTCCCATGTGGTTCAAGGACCCCTCTTCCCTATCCCCTAAGGACCACACTGGGGTCAGATCCAATGGAGgcatctggagggggtggggccaGAGCGAGGAAGGGGGGTTGTTTGTGCAGCCTAGCAGGGGTTAGGGAAAGGGCATCACCTCCTTACCCACACCGGGGTCCCAGACTCACCTCATATTCCCCAGTGACTGACGTACGCACCTTGCCCAGGAAGGCGGCCATGATGCTAGAGAGGTGCACAAAAGGGCcctaggaggggagagaggacaggaagaAGAGGACCTATCCAGACCACGGGGGAGTAGGAAAACTCCTTGGAATGAGCAAACCCACCCCACAACCTCTGATATCTACAGCCGCTCTTATCTCTGTCCCAGGATTCCTCgtacccccgcctcccccttcccgccaCACGTAAAGAGGGCACGCACCACTTTGCCAAGGAAGATGGTACTGCCTGTGGCCAGGGTGCAGGTGAGACCAACCACCTTAGCACCAAAGTTCCTGATGGCCAGGTACTCTTCCAGCATCACCCCCGACAGGATGGTCTTCAGTTCGGGAATGCCGGAGCCTGAGGTTGGGACCAGGGCAGCAGGAAGATCAGGGCTGGGCACTGCCACTGATTCCAGTGGGCAACCAGGCTGAAGTCCCTTCCTGGCCACCCTCACTGCCTCCAAACTCAGAGCAGAGGCTCAGGGTGACCCCTCTGGGCAGCTGAGCATGGATCTcggcaccctcccccccccccccgccatgttCCCCATTTCAAGGAAGTGGTGCCCACTTAAGCAGGCCTGATTCAAAGCCTCTGGACTCAGATCCCTGGCCACTCAGGAGCTCTGGATTCCTGGGAAGGAAGAGGCATCGACAGGAAGCAGTAAGGGGAGTGGGTGCCAGAGAcagggttgtgggggagggaggggctcacCTCCAGAGTGTGGGGTGATGCTCTGAGAGAAACCAGTGGAGAAGGAGGCGAGGGCCACGGGGTAGGCCGTCCAGGAGAGGTAGCGCAGCAGCTGGTGATCTCGGAGTTCCTCGTacagccacttgtgtgctgggggaggagcagggggtctGCAGGAAGGGCAGCCAGGGGCTCGCCAACACCGGAGGAAGTGAAGACCACCCCTCAGCTCTGTCTCAGGGTCAACAGCTGCCAGGGGTGAGGGAGTCAGAGCCCACCGTCTTGGGcttccagggagggagagggcaatcTTGAAGGAATGGAGGAACCCAGACGGAGGCTTGCAGGAGTCGGGGGCAAAGGctagagggcaagggagagggctgCTCTTTGGGGAGGAGCCCAGAACTGGGGTTCCCAGGATGGCAGTCCCCAAGGTTACCGTGGGTCACCCTGGAGACCGTGAAGTCCATGGTGAAGCTGATGAGAGCCATGAGCACCCCCAGGCCAAACAGAAAGTACCAGTCTTCCCCCACACGGAACAGTTGCTGCTTCACCCACTCCAGACAGCCTGCAAGGGGCACATTGTGGGGATTAAGGGGTTGAGGGGATTAGGGGAGGCTTGAGGGTGGCCAGGAGAGAGGCTACAGAAGcggcttggttcagtggaaagagcacaggcctggaaatcagaggacgtggcttctaatcctagctcagccatttttttttttttgccacaacttctctgtgcttcatttcttcatctgctttgtgggaattaaatacctactttttctcctcccacttggactgtgagcctcatggaagacaggtactgtgtctgacctgattcttctgtatgtatcccagtgcttagtacagtgcttagctcatagacACCGCATACAATTACCTCCattactattttatttttatcatcatctctggtcctcaatttcctcatctgtaaaatggggaaaatacatgttatccttccctcttcaaccaggagccccatgtgggacaggatccatATCTGGtctatttagcacttagtacagtgcatggcacctggtaagcacttgacaaataccacaattactgttattgtcAGAATGGCAATGGGATCCATGTCAGAAGGGCCACAGGAGAATGGGCGAGGCAGCAGGAGGGGTTAGGGGGGCATCCATGTGGACCCATGGGGGCACAGAGCAAGTAGACACTGTGCCCAGAGAGAGCTGTGCCCTGCCAGCTGAACTGTTGCATGGAGACAGGTGCTGCTGTGAGCTGCCCTGCCATCCCCGGAGATTATGGCCTGAATTGGGTTATTTATAACCAAGTGACGCAGAGGGAGGCAGAGCCCGTGGCAGAAGCCCGGGTCTATAAATACCCAGCTGCAGGCACTGCTAATCAGGAGACTTCCGGAGCCAGAAACCCATGGAGCAGAACAGGGGGATAGAGCCCCCTTGGGAGAGGGACATGAGGCCTGAAGGCTGGGCCCCAGATGGGGAAGCAGGACACCTGGGTCCAGTACATTGTTCTCCAGtcctgggcctgggggagggggcagtcatGCCATCCAGAGAGATCTATCTTCCTCCCTGCTTTTCCCTGTTTCCCTGCAAGTGCAAAGGAATGCAGCATGGAAATGTGTATCTGTCACCTGGATTCTCCAGGCCAGGGCTAGGGCTGGGGGAACCCAGGTGGGTGGGCTCCACCCTTCACAATGGAGACCTCTCCTGCCATGAGCCTTCCAGACCCACGCAGCCCGGTAAGCCCGCTACTATTGAGACTCTGTTCAATCAAcctctcccacccaacccctcgcTCTCTATTGTGGGAACCAAGTGGACATGTAGAGTTGACTTGGGACAGAAAAGCACCTGTCTGCCTCTCTGGACTAAAGTCCATTGACATAAATTGCTGAGTGACCGGGTCTTCTAACCCCCTGAACAATGGGGTTCGAGAGTCATAGCTGAGTCAGCTTCAGTGGGGCTGCAGAAGAGAGCATGGTGAAACCAAGCCTAACGCCACATGACCAAATGCCATCAAGGCATGGAGAGACCAGTACAGGGGTGAGGTACAGCTGAGAGAGCTAGAAGGGATGACAGGGGAGAAAACAgggcagaggcagcgtggcctggtggagagagcacgagcctgggagtcagaaggacctgggttctaatcctggctcc includes these proteins:
- the LOC100081169 gene encoding chloride channel protein ClC-Kb-like isoform X3, giving the protein MQELVGLREGTRGKPVALKELWMPCPRARRQVRGCLEWVKQQLFRVGEDWYFLFGLGVLMALISFTMDFTVSRVTHAHKWLYEELRDHQLLRYLSWTAYPVALASFSTGFSQSITPHSGGSGIPELKTILSGVMLEEYLAIRNFGAKVVGLTCTLATGSTIFLGKVGPFVHLSSIMAAFLGKVRTSVTGEYENQNKQNELLVAGAAVGVATVFGAPISETITALFRTNFKIDFPFDLPEIFFFMALGVLCGVLSCAYLFCQRWFLGYVRRNPVTARLLATDKPVYSALVAFLLASITYPPSLGRFMASRLTMKEHLNSLFDNRSWALLSQNASLAWPPQPDPQSLWLEWWHPRLTIFGTLVFFLAMKFWMLILATTMPMPAGYFMPIFVYGAAVGRLTGETIAVLFPEGIQADGVVNPIIPGGYALAGAAAFSGAVTHSVSTALLAFELTGQIAHVLPVLLAVLLANAITQKCQPSFYDGTIIVKKLPYLPRIRGRRLGSYQVTTARFMSPVPTILAKDAPLDEVVRIVTSSDLAEFPLVESAESKLLVGTVKRAHLVSCLEAVLPTCTSGHQWHLQEVLAEGCPMEPVTLQLSPETSLHQAHNIFELLNLQHVFVTSLGRIVGYVSRAELKKAIADLANPPAPK
- the LOC100081169 gene encoding chloride channel protein ClC-Kb-like isoform X2, with the translated sequence MQELVGLREGTRGKPVALKELWMPCPRARRQVRGCLEWVKQQLFRVGEDWYFLFGLGVLMALISFTMDFTVSRVTHAHKWLYEELRDHQLLRYLSWTAYPVALASFSTGFSQSITPHSGGSGIPELKTILSGVMLEEYLAIRNFGAKVVGLTCTLATGSTIFLGKVGPFVHLSSIMAAFLGKVRTSVTGEYENQNKQNELLVAGAAVGVATVFGAPISGVLFSIEVMSSHFAVWDYWRGFFASTCGACMFRLLAVFNSEQETITALFRTNFKIDFPFDLPEIFFFMALGVLCGVLSCAYLFCQRWFLGYVRRNPVTARLLATDKPVYSALVAFLLASITYPPSLGRFMASRLTMKEHLNSLFDNRSWALLSQNASLAWPPQPDPQSLWLEWWHPRLTIFGTLVFFLAMKFWMLILATTMPMPAGYFMPIFVYVGRLTGETIAVLFPEGIQADGVVNPIIPGGYALAGAAAFSGAVTHSVSTALLAFELTGQIAHVLPVLLAVLLANAITQKCQPSFYDGTIIVKKLPYLPRIRGRRLGSYQVTTARFMSPVPTILAKDAPLDEVVRIVTSSDLAEFPLVESAESKLLVGTVKRAHLVSCLEAVLPTCTSGHQWHLQEVLAEGCPMEPVTLQLSPETSLHQAHNIFELLNLQHVFVTSLGRIVGYVSRAELKKAIADLANPPAPK
- the LOC100081169 gene encoding chloride channel protein ClC-Kb-like isoform X4, translating into MQELVGLREGTRGKPVALKELWMPCPRARRQVRAHKWLYEELRDHQLLRYLSWTAYPVALASFSTGFSQSITPHSGGSGIPELKTILSGVMLEEYLAIRNFGAKVVGLTCTLATGSTIFLGKVGPFVHLSSIMAAFLGKVRTSVTGEYENQNKQNELLVAGAAVGVATVFGAPISGVLFSIEVMSSHFAVWDYWRGFFASTCGACMFRLLAVFNSEQETITALFRTNFKIDFPFDLPEIFFFMALGVLCGVLSCAYLFCQRWFLGYVRRNPVTARLLATDKPVYSALVAFLLASITYPPSLGRFMASRLTMKEHLNSLFDNRSWALLSQNASLAWPPQPDPQSLWLEWWHPRLTIFGTLVFFLAMKFWMLILATTMPMPAGYFMPIFVYGAAVGRLTGETIAVLFPEGIQADGVVNPIIPGGYALAGAAAFSGAVTHSVSTALLAFELTGQIAHVLPVLLAVLLANAITQKCQPSFYDGTIIVKKLPYLPRIRGRRLGSYQVTTARFMSPVPTILAKDAPLDEVVRIVTSSDLAEFPLVESAESKLLVGTVKRAHLVSCLEAVLPTCTSGHQWHLQEVLAEGCPMEPVTLQLSPETSLHQAHNIFELLNLQHVFVTSLGRIVGYVSRAELKKAIADLANPPAPK
- the LOC100081169 gene encoding chloride channel protein ClC-Ka-like isoform X1; the protein is MQELVGLREGTRGKPVALKELWMPCPRARRQVRGCLEWVKQQLFRVGEDWYFLFGLGVLMALISFTMDFTVSRVTHAHKWLYEELRDHQLLRYLSWTAYPVALASFSTGFSQSITPHSGGSGIPELKTILSGVMLEEYLAIRNFGAKVVGLTCTLATGSTIFLGKVGPFVHLSSIMAAFLGKVRTSVTGEYENQNKQNELLVAGAAVGVATVFGAPISGVLFSIEVMSSHFAVWDYWRGFFASTCGACMFRLLAVFNSEQETITALFRTNFKIDFPFDLPEIFFFMALGVLCGVLSCAYLFCQRWFLGYVRRNPVTARLLATDKPVYSALVAFLLASITYPPSLGRFMASRLTMKEHLNSLFDNRSWALLSQNASLAWPPQPDPQSLWLEWWHPRLTIFGTLVFFLAMKFWMLILATTMPMPAGYFMPIFVYGAAVGRLTGETIAVLFPEGIQADGVVNPIIPGGYALAGAAAFSGAVTHSVSTALLAFELTGQIAHVLPVLLAVLLANAITQKCQPSFYDGTIIVKKLPYLPRIRGRRLGSYQVTTARFMSPVPTILAKDAPLDEVVRIVTSSDLAEFPLVESAESKLLVGTVKRAHLVSCLEAVLPTCTSGHQWHLQEVLAEGCPMEPVTLQLSPETSLHQAHNIFELLNLQHVFVTSLGRIVGYVSRAELKKAIADLANPPAPK
- the LOC100081169 gene encoding chloride channel protein ClC-Kb-like isoform X5; the encoded protein is MQELVGLREGTRGKPVALKELWMPCPRARRQVRGCLEWVKQQLFRVGEDWYFLFGLGVLMALISFTMDFTVSRVTHAHKWLYEELRDHQLLRYLSWTAYPVALASFSTGFSQSITPHSGGSGIPELKTILSGVMLEEYLAIRNFGAKVVGLTCTLATGSTIFLGKVGPFVHLSSIMAAFLGKVRTSVTGEYENQNKQNELLVAGAAVGVATVFGAPISGVLFSIEVMSSHFAVWDYWRGFFASTCGACMFRLLAVFNSEQETITALFRTNFKIDFPFDLPEIFFFMALGVLCGVLSCAYLFCQRWFLGYVRRNPVTARLLATDKPVYSALVAFLLASITYPPSLGRFMASRLTMKEHLNSLFDNRSWALLSQNASLAWPPQPDPQSLWLEWWHPRLTIFGTLVFFLAMKFWMLILATTMPMPAGYFMPIFVYGAAVGRLTGETIAVLFPEGIQADGVVNPIIPGGYALAGAAAFSGAVTHSVSTALLAFELTGQIAHVLPVLLAVLLANAITQKCQPSFYDGTIIVKKLPYLPRIRGRRLGVKAAGRHREAGPSCLLPGGCAAHLHFRTPVASPGGVGGRLPHGTSDSTAVP